A single region of the Biomaibacter acetigenes genome encodes:
- a CDS encoding F0F1 ATP synthase subunit epsilon, whose product MPFEIGLYSPQKKLVKKVNMVVLPGVEGNLGILTGHVPLITAVKPGKIKVVGENFEEYYNIGFGLMEVLPGRTVVITDNFSEEKGQNGA is encoded by the coding sequence ATGCCGTTTGAGATAGGCTTATATTCGCCTCAAAAAAAGCTGGTGAAAAAAGTAAATATGGTGGTGCTGCCTGGCGTGGAGGGTAACCTTGGTATCCTCACCGGGCATGTGCCGCTTATAACCGCTGTGAAGCCCGGAAAAATAAAAGTGGTGGGTGAGAATTTTGAAGAATATTATAATATTGGTTTCGGCCTTATGGAAGTACTGCCCGGAAGGACAGTGGTGATAACGGACAATTTTTCGGAGGAAAAAGGACAAAACGGGGCATAA
- the atpD gene encoding F0F1 ATP synthase subunit beta, translating to MDDNVFVEEKQKQSLGEVIAVVGPVVDVRFPEEELPAIYTALEIIDEGLGRSQEGPRNQDVGKPLKVVIEVMHHLGNDTVRCIAMASTDGLVRGMKVINTGKPIEVPVGEEVLGRIFNVLGQPIDDIKGIDVKERWPIHRPAPSFEEQETKEEIFETGIKVVDLLAPYSRGGKIGLFGGAGVGKTVLIMELIRNIATERKGYSVFAGVGERTREGNELWIEMKNSGVLEKTALVFGQMNEPPGARMRVALTALTMAEYFRDEKGQDVLLFIDNIFRYIQAGSEVSALLGRIPSAVGYQPTLSVDVGMLQERITSTKKGSITSVQAIYVPADDLTDPAPATTFAHLDATTVLSRQVAELGLYPAVDPLDSTSRILDPKIVGEKHYAVARGVQEILQRYKELQDIIAILGIEELSDDDKLTVARARKIQRFLTQPFFVAEAFTGTPGRYVKLEDTVEGFSQIIEGKCDELPESAFYMVGTIDEAFEKAEKIRGRKKYAV from the coding sequence ATTGATGATAATGTATTTGTGGAAGAAAAGCAGAAACAGAGCCTGGGTGAGGTCATAGCGGTGGTAGGTCCTGTGGTGGATGTAAGATTTCCCGAGGAGGAACTTCCTGCCATATATACTGCATTGGAAATAATAGATGAGGGCCTGGGAAGATCCCAGGAGGGTCCCCGGAATCAGGATGTGGGCAAACCACTGAAGGTCGTTATCGAGGTAATGCATCATCTGGGTAATGACACTGTGAGGTGCATAGCCATGGCCTCCACTGACGGTCTGGTCAGGGGCATGAAGGTCATAAACACCGGAAAACCCATAGAGGTTCCGGTGGGAGAAGAGGTGCTGGGAAGGATTTTCAATGTTCTGGGCCAGCCCATAGATGACATAAAGGGCATAGACGTTAAGGAACGGTGGCCCATACACCGGCCTGCACCTTCCTTTGAAGAACAGGAGACCAAAGAGGAAATATTTGAGACCGGCATTAAAGTGGTGGACCTCTTGGCCCCCTATTCCCGGGGCGGCAAGATAGGCCTTTTCGGCGGTGCCGGAGTGGGTAAGACCGTACTTATAATGGAACTCATAAGAAATATTGCCACCGAAAGAAAGGGGTACTCGGTTTTTGCAGGTGTGGGCGAAAGGACCCGGGAAGGAAATGAGCTATGGATCGAGATGAAAAACTCCGGAGTTCTGGAAAAGACAGCCCTGGTTTTCGGCCAGATGAACGAGCCCCCTGGAGCCAGGATGCGAGTGGCCCTGACAGCCCTCACTATGGCCGAGTATTTCAGGGATGAGAAAGGGCAGGATGTGCTTCTCTTTATCGACAACATATTCAGATACATCCAGGCAGGTTCGGAGGTTTCCGCCCTTTTAGGCCGTATCCCATCGGCGGTGGGTTACCAGCCCACTTTATCGGTGGACGTGGGAATGCTGCAGGAACGCATTACCTCCACAAAAAAAGGGTCCATCACATCGGTGCAGGCCATCTATGTTCCCGCCGATGACCTCACGGACCCGGCCCCGGCCACTACCTTCGCCCACCTGGACGCCACTACGGTGCTTTCCAGGCAGGTAGCGGAACTGGGGCTTTACCCGGCTGTAGACCCTCTGGATTCCACCTCCAGAATCCTGGACCCCAAAATTGTCGGGGAAAAACATTATGCTGTAGCCCGCGGCGTTCAGGAGATACTGCAGAGATACAAGGAATTGCAGGATATCATTGCCATCCTGGGCATTGAGGAACTGTCCGATGATGACAAACTGACAGTGGCCAGGGCCAGAAAGATTCAGAGGTTTTTAACCCAACCCTTCTTCGTGGCGGAAGCCTTTACCGGCACTCCCGGAAGGTATGTAAAACTCGAGGATACGGTGGAGGGATTTTCCCAAATAATCGAAGGCAAGTGTGATGAACTGCCGGAATCGGCCTTTTACATGGTAGGAACCATCGATGAAGCCTTTGAAAAGGCGGAAAAGATCAGGGGGAGAAAAAAGTATGCCGTTTGA
- the atpG gene encoding ATP synthase F1 subunit gamma, whose translation MSGIRDIKRRLSSIKNMRKITGAMYMVSSARLKVAQKKALDFGDVFDRMQEIMAKIPATLKNVDEYSPVFIVMASDRGLAGGYNADILKVVLNKIKPLNKFDVITIGAKAKKFFSSHGIKPLLEYTDMEKEISPEALEEISERAIKEYESNRSIFAVYTHFKSPGVQEVKVVKILPPEKTEKKEKGNEKKRLYIFEPSPEELINLLVKFYVKMSLYGFYLHSYASEQAFRMRAMESATENADNLLEDLSLKFHQERKAIITREITEIVSGAENYLH comes from the coding sequence ATGTCAGGTATTCGTGACATAAAAAGGCGACTTTCAAGTATCAAAAATATGCGCAAGATCACGGGCGCAATGTATATGGTTTCTTCGGCCAGATTAAAGGTAGCTCAAAAGAAAGCTTTAGATTTTGGCGATGTATTTGACAGGATGCAAGAAATCATGGCAAAAATCCCTGCAACGTTAAAAAACGTAGATGAATATTCACCGGTTTTTATAGTGATGGCCAGCGACAGGGGCCTGGCTGGGGGATACAATGCGGATATACTCAAAGTTGTCTTAAATAAAATAAAACCTTTAAATAAATTTGATGTGATAACAATAGGAGCCAAAGCCAAAAAGTTTTTCTCAAGCCATGGGATTAAACCGCTGCTGGAGTATACCGACATGGAAAAAGAAATAAGTCCCGAAGCCCTGGAGGAAATCTCTGAAAGAGCAATAAAGGAATATGAAAGTAACCGCAGTATATTTGCCGTCTACACTCATTTTAAAAGTCCTGGTGTACAGGAAGTGAAGGTGGTAAAAATACTTCCGCCCGAAAAAACAGAGAAAAAAGAGAAAGGAAACGAAAAAAAACGCCTGTATATATTTGAACCTTCACCAGAGGAACTGATAAATCTGCTGGTAAAATTTTATGTGAAAATGAGCCTTTATGGGTTTTATCTTCATTCTTACGCTAGTGAGCAGGCTTTTCGCATGAGGGCCATGGAAAGTGCCACCGAAAATGCCGATAACCTGCTGGAAGACTTGAGCCTTAAGTTCCATCAGGAGAGGAAGGCCATCATCACCAGAGAGATAACCGAGATAGTCAGCGGTGCAGAAAACTATTTGCACTAA
- the atpA gene encoding F0F1 ATP synthase subunit alpha, whose protein sequence is MNLAPDEIISVIEDKIRGYEKHLEVDEIGYVMSLGDGIARIYGARKAMAGELLVFKNGIHGMALNLEEDSIGCVLLGPDTEIKEGDEVNLTGRVVEVPVGEELLGRVVDALGKPIDGRGPIKTQVTRPIEYPAPGIIERRPVNTPLETGIKAIDAMIPIGRGQRELIIGDRQTGKTAIAVDAIINQKGKGVYCIYVAIGQKSSSVARLVEILRENGAMDYTIVVAANASELAPLQYIAPYAGCAMAEEFMYGGKDVLIVYDDLSKHAIAYRAMSLLLRRPPGREAFPGDIFYLHSRLLERAARLSRKFGGGSMTALPIVETLAGDVSAYIPTNVISITDGQIYLESELFYSGVRPAINAGLSVSRVGGAAQYKIMKQVAGRIRLELAQYRELSAFAQFGTELDSETKSRLARGERIVEILKQNQLQPLDLTAEILALYAVTHGFLDDVAIVDIKRFEKEMLDYVRSIHKDLLEEIEQKKALDDELEDKIRKTITEFKERFKPSEKESPEELHQTDDENAEFIKDKTGDRINQA, encoded by the coding sequence ATGAACCTGGCGCCTGATGAGATAATTTCGGTTATAGAAGATAAAATACGGGGTTACGAAAAACATCTTGAAGTAGATGAAATAGGATATGTGATGAGCTTGGGTGATGGTATAGCCAGAATCTACGGTGCCAGAAAGGCTATGGCAGGAGAGCTTTTGGTCTTTAAAAACGGCATTCACGGTATGGCTTTAAACCTGGAAGAGGATTCCATTGGGTGTGTTCTTCTAGGCCCGGATACCGAGATTAAAGAAGGAGATGAGGTAAACCTTACCGGTAGGGTCGTGGAAGTGCCCGTGGGAGAAGAGCTGCTGGGCAGGGTTGTGGATGCCCTGGGCAAACCCATAGACGGAAGGGGCCCTATAAAGACCCAGGTAACCCGTCCCATTGAGTACCCGGCTCCTGGGATAATAGAACGGCGGCCGGTAAATACACCTTTAGAAACGGGTATTAAGGCCATTGATGCTATGATACCCATAGGCCGGGGGCAGAGGGAACTCATCATAGGTGATAGACAGACAGGGAAGACCGCTATAGCTGTGGATGCCATCATAAATCAAAAGGGCAAGGGAGTTTACTGTATATATGTAGCCATAGGCCAAAAAAGTTCCAGTGTGGCACGGCTGGTGGAGATACTCCGAGAAAACGGCGCCATGGATTATACTATAGTAGTAGCCGCCAATGCCAGCGAACTTGCCCCACTGCAATATATAGCACCATATGCAGGGTGTGCTATGGCTGAAGAATTTATGTACGGCGGAAAGGATGTTTTGATAGTATATGATGACCTTTCCAAACATGCCATAGCTTACAGAGCCATGTCGTTGCTTTTGCGCAGGCCGCCCGGCCGGGAGGCATTTCCGGGAGACATATTTTACCTGCATTCAAGGCTTTTAGAAAGGGCGGCTCGCCTTTCCAGGAAGTTCGGAGGAGGCTCCATGACTGCTCTACCCATAGTGGAGACATTGGCTGGGGATGTCTCGGCATATATTCCCACCAATGTCATTTCCATTACCGACGGGCAGATTTATCTGGAATCGGAGCTCTTCTATTCCGGAGTGCGTCCTGCCATAAATGCAGGCCTTTCGGTATCCAGGGTAGGAGGTGCCGCCCAGTATAAGATAATGAAACAGGTAGCCGGCAGGATAAGGCTGGAACTTGCCCAGTACCGAGAGCTTTCGGCCTTTGCTCAGTTTGGAACAGAGCTTGATAGTGAAACCAAATCAAGACTCGCCCGGGGTGAGCGCATAGTAGAGATTTTAAAGCAAAATCAGCTTCAGCCCCTGGACCTTACCGCAGAGATACTGGCCCTTTATGCGGTGACCCATGGATTCCTGGATGATGTAGCCATCGTCGACATAAAAAGATTTGAGAAAGAAATGCTGGACTATGTAAGGTCCATTCACAAAGATCTGCTGGAGGAAATAGAACAAAAAAAAGCATTGGATGATGAACTGGAAGATAAAATTAGAAAAACTATAACGGAATTTAAGGAAAGATTTAAACCCAGCGAAAAGGAATCCCCTGAAGAACTTCACCAGACTGATGACGAAAACGCCGAGTTCATAAAAGACAAGACAGGGGATAGAATAAATCAAGCGTAA
- a CDS encoding F0F1 ATP synthase subunit delta, with protein MAAVSSPYAEALFSVARKADKIEEFKNELWMICHIIKIDNKFRHFLDHPEISRETKKNVIMQSFSQKTSQEMLNFIFFVIDKNRQDSLKEIFREYSNLYRKYKEQRFAKVYTVVPLTEEEKWDIKKKLDKLYNTHVIIENILEPDIIGGMMIRMGFQVIDGTIKSELDRIKATIT; from the coding sequence ATGGCTGCAGTGAGCAGTCCTTATGCGGAAGCCCTTTTTTCCGTAGCCCGAAAAGCCGATAAAATAGAAGAATTTAAAAATGAACTGTGGATGATATGTCACATTATAAAAATTGACAATAAGTTCCGGCATTTTTTAGACCATCCTGAAATTTCGAGGGAAACCAAAAAAAATGTAATAATGCAGAGTTTTTCACAAAAAACAAGTCAGGAAATGTTAAATTTTATTTTTTTTGTAATTGACAAAAACAGGCAGGATTCTCTGAAGGAAATTTTTAGGGAATACTCGAATCTTTACCGTAAATATAAAGAGCAAAGGTTCGCAAAGGTTTATACGGTTGTGCCCTTGACTGAGGAAGAAAAGTGGGATATCAAGAAAAAATTGGATAAGCTGTATAATACACATGTCATCATAGAAAATATCCTGGAGCCGGACATCATCGGCGGGATGATGATAAGAATGGGCTTTCAGGTGATAGACGGCACCATAAAGTCCGAACTCGACCGCATCAAAGCTACTATAACGTGA
- the atpF gene encoding F0F1 ATP synthase subunit B, whose product MLVNVYTMIFQLINVFILFYFLKRFLYKPLGDFLKKRREDLKSLFDEAERRKIEAEGLYKEYQAKIKNAHAEVRSIIEQAKQEAAALRQELIQKAKQEAESMTAQARGEIERQKSKAVSEVMEKAAELSVMIASKILEEKLSPEDHRKLIHRVIERMDERQWLQ is encoded by the coding sequence ATGCTGGTAAATGTTTATACCATGATATTTCAACTCATCAATGTGTTTATACTCTTTTATTTTTTGAAAAGGTTTTTGTATAAACCCCTGGGGGATTTTTTAAAGAAACGCCGGGAAGATTTGAAATCCCTTTTTGATGAAGCCGAAAGACGGAAAATTGAAGCAGAAGGACTTTACAAAGAATATCAGGCAAAAATTAAAAATGCCCATGCCGAAGTGCGTTCCATAATAGAACAGGCAAAACAAGAAGCTGCTGCCCTCAGGCAGGAACTTATACAAAAGGCAAAACAAGAAGCTGAAAGCATGACGGCCCAGGCCCGCGGCGAGATTGAAAGGCAAAAGAGCAAGGCCGTTTCTGAGGTCATGGAAAAAGCGGCTGAATTATCCGTAATGATAGCGTCAAAAATTTTGGAGGAGAAACTTTCGCCTGAAGACCACCGGAAGCTCATACACCGGGTCATCGAAAGGATGGATGAAAGACAATGGCTGCAGTGA
- the atpE gene encoding ATP synthase F0 subunit C, producing MSAIDGKALILAFSALGAGLAMIGTLGTGIGQGIAAGKAAEAVARQPDAQGDIIRTLLLGDAVAETSAIYCLIIALILIFANPLARLL from the coding sequence ATGTCCGCAATTGATGGAAAAGCTTTGATTCTAGCATTTTCCGCCCTGGGCGCAGGCCTTGCCATGATAGGGACTCTGGGTACCGGAATAGGTCAGGGGATAGCCGCCGGTAAGGCTGCTGAAGCGGTGGCAAGACAGCCGGATGCCCAGGGGGATATAATCAGGACCTTGCTGCTGGGTGACGCTGTGGCAGAAACCAGTGCCATATACTGTCTTATCATTGCATTGATACTTATTTTCGCCAATCCTCTGGCAAGATTGCTCTAA
- the atpB gene encoding F0F1 ATP synthase subunit A, protein MEFFPRVVFILPLFGINIPVTETVVVTWGIMAGLIIFGYVAGKNFERIPHGLQNVVEILYEGLEGLIKSTMGEGKDGFVPYIGTLAMFLAVANLIGLLTFRPPTADLSTTLTLAGITFVLTQYEGLKRKGVTGYIKGFFEPLPFMAPLNVIGQIANPFSMAFRLFGNILGGMIIMGLVYSVVPVLIPAPLHFYFDVFAGVLQTFIFIMLTMTFVTMAAD, encoded by the coding sequence ATGGAATTCTTCCCAAGGGTAGTTTTCATTTTGCCTTTATTTGGCATAAATATTCCGGTGACGGAGACGGTAGTGGTGACATGGGGGATAATGGCAGGATTGATAATTTTCGGATACGTGGCCGGGAAAAACTTTGAACGGATACCGCATGGACTTCAAAATGTGGTGGAAATATTGTATGAAGGGCTGGAAGGCCTGATCAAATCTACAATGGGCGAAGGCAAAGATGGATTTGTGCCGTATATCGGGACACTGGCAATGTTTTTAGCTGTTGCAAACCTGATAGGTTTACTAACCTTTAGACCACCTACGGCAGACCTATCTACTACCCTCACCCTGGCGGGCATCACTTTTGTGCTTACCCAGTATGAAGGCTTAAAGAGAAAAGGTGTAACCGGGTATATCAAGGGATTTTTCGAGCCTCTTCCTTTCATGGCCCCGCTGAATGTCATAGGTCAGATTGCCAACCCTTTTTCCATGGCTTTCCGCCTTTTCGGCAATATACTGGGCGGCATGATAATAATGGGGCTGGTATATTCTGTAGTTCCGGTGCTGATCCCTGCGCCCCTGCATTTTTATTTTGATGTGTTTGCGGGCGTGCTTCAAACTTTCATCTTTATCATGCTCACTATGACCTTTGTGACCATGGCTGCCGATTGA
- a CDS encoding ATP synthase subunit I — MVRLSRDFGKILRMNSFISLGAVLTSLLLDKSGRWVMGLAAGSFVSNINYILLYISIIRSIKSGYRQAFIVMYGIYLIRLTIIMNALLICLKLGFDVFTAAIAGLMVIKLVIYSNTILGRWKRWNSSQG, encoded by the coding sequence ATGGTAAGATTGAGCCGGGATTTTGGAAAAATACTCCGGATGAACAGCTTCATATCCCTGGGGGCAGTACTTACATCCTTGTTGCTGGATAAAAGCGGTCGGTGGGTAATGGGACTTGCGGCGGGATCTTTTGTATCAAACATAAATTATATTTTGCTCTACATAAGCATTATAAGATCTATAAAATCCGGTTATCGCCAGGCTTTCATCGTTATGTACGGCATTTATCTCATCCGGCTAACGATTATCATGAATGCTTTATTAATCTGCCTTAAACTGGGCTTTGATGTTTTTACAGCTGCAATAGCCGGCCTAATGGTAATAAAACTGGTGATTTATTCAAATACTATTCTTGGGAGGTGGAAAAGATGGAATTCTTCCCAAGGGTAG
- a CDS encoding YeiH family protein — MVLKYANGIFIVTLATIASYLIQGIDIVKKMNFSSLIIAILIGALIKNTIGLKENMIDGIKFCSKKILRLAVIMLGFKLSLTEVSKIGLKAVILIIVVSTLTLLFTQYMGKKMKIPYKLSTLIGTGTSICGASAVAAANSIIKSEEEDVAFAIGSITLFGTIFMFFYPVLYRILNMDVSFYSMWAGSSIHEVAQVVAAGFAISPDSGTTATLVKLTRVLFIIPVTIYLSFSEIGNSKGKSFDLKKISIPWFVIMFLAVVIINSIFIIPKEISQSLITIDGYLMTSAMAALGLDLSFSNLKRVGVKPLYLGLMSSIFISLLSAVIVKLIVIA; from the coding sequence TTGGTTTTAAAATATGCAAATGGGATATTTATAGTAACTTTAGCTACAATTGCTTCATACCTTATTCAAGGTATTGATATTGTTAAAAAAATGAATTTTAGCTCTCTAATAATAGCCATTTTAATAGGTGCATTAATAAAAAATACAATAGGGTTAAAAGAAAATATGATAGATGGGATAAAATTTTGCTCAAAAAAGATATTAAGGCTTGCGGTAATTATGTTAGGATTTAAATTAAGCCTTACTGAAGTAAGCAAAATAGGATTAAAGGCTGTGATACTTATAATTGTTGTTTCTACACTGACTCTATTATTTACCCAATACATGGGTAAAAAGATGAAAATCCCATATAAACTTTCCACACTTATAGGCACCGGAACATCCATATGCGGGGCATCTGCGGTGGCTGCGGCTAATTCTATTATTAAATCAGAAGAAGAAGATGTAGCGTTTGCAATAGGTAGCATCACTCTTTTTGGGACCATATTTATGTTTTTTTACCCAGTTCTTTACAGAATTTTAAATATGGATGTATCATTTTATTCGATGTGGGCAGGCAGCTCGATACATGAAGTGGCACAGGTGGTAGCGGCAGGATTTGCTATATCACCTGACTCGGGGACTACAGCTACTCTTGTAAAGTTAACCAGAGTATTGTTTATAATTCCGGTGACCATTTACTTAAGCTTTAGTGAAATAGGAAACAGCAAAGGAAAAAGTTTTGATTTGAAGAAAATATCCATTCCCTGGTTTGTCATAATGTTTCTAGCTGTAGTTATAATTAATTCCATATTTATTATTCCTAAAGAGATATCCCAAAGTTTAATCACTATAGATGGATATCTTATGACATCCGCCATGGCAGCATTGGGTTTAGATTTAAGTTTCTCAAACTTAAAAAGAGTTGGAGTTAAGCCTTTGTATCTAGGCCTAATGTCTTCTATTTTTATATCTCTACTGAGTGCAGTCATTGTAAAATTAATTGTAATCGCATAA
- a CDS encoding sugar isomerase domain-containing protein yields the protein MQDYIQAIEGFIKEIKETQSENVKKAAEIIAESIMNGGIVHSFGSGHSHAASLEVAGRAGGLIPVKALDEPARGYYETVEGVGTKLMEDYDLRPNDCFIIISNSGRNPLGIEVAQYVKSKGNKVIVVTALEFSKSQTSRHSSGKKLYEFADVILDNKGLSGDAAIEIEGMPVKMGPTSTVTSAVLLNWTVIEATKIMLSKGYTPPVYMSKNVDGGLEYNKKLVAQYADRLFRKPHIKP from the coding sequence ATGCAGGACTATATTCAAGCGATTGAAGGCTTTATTAAAGAAATAAAAGAAACCCAATCAGAAAACGTGAAAAAGGCTGCAGAAATTATAGCAGAATCTATAATGAATGGTGGAATTGTACATTCCTTTGGAAGCGGCCATTCCCATGCAGCAAGCCTTGAAGTAGCAGGCCGGGCCGGAGGCTTAATTCCCGTCAAAGCACTGGATGAACCGGCCAGAGGTTATTATGAAACAGTAGAGGGTGTTGGGACAAAATTAATGGAAGATTATGATTTAAGACCCAATGATTGTTTCATAATAATATCTAACTCTGGAAGAAATCCATTGGGTATCGAAGTAGCTCAATATGTTAAATCAAAAGGCAATAAGGTTATTGTAGTAACAGCCCTTGAATTTTCAAAAAGCCAGACTTCTAGACATTCTTCAGGGAAAAAACTATATGAATTTGCTGATGTAATATTAGATAATAAAGGTTTATCGGGAGATGCCGCAATAGAAATAGAAGGAATGCCGGTTAAGATGGGGCCCACTTCTACAGTTACTTCGGCTGTACTTTTGAACTGGACAGTGATCGAAGCTACAAAAATAATGCTGTCAAAGGGATATACTCCTCCGGTATATATGAGTAAAAATGTAGATGGAGGGCTTGAGTACAATAAGAAACTGGTTGCTCAGTATGCAGACAGATTATTTAGGAAACCACATATAAAACCATAA
- a CDS encoding N-acetylmannosamine-6-phosphate 2-epimerase, with product MMLELLSKLKNGLIVSCQAFEHEPLYGADIMAKMAICAEIGGAVAVRASWPENIREIKKVTNLPIFGINKIITKDTNKYEDVIITPTFEAAKEIYEAGADIIAVDCTDRKRPNGVTSEELIKRIKQELGVPVMAEVSTLEEGIKVAQYGPDIISTTLAGYTNYSVKTEGPDLELVEKLAAAVDIPINAEGRFWTPEQMIQAFEKGAWVVTIGSAITRPQLITKRFTSELEKWKKRFD from the coding sequence ATGATGCTCGAATTGCTATCAAAGTTAAAGAACGGTTTGATAGTTTCATGCCAGGCTTTTGAGCATGAACCCTTATATGGTGCTGATATTATGGCCAAGATGGCCATATGTGCAGAAATAGGTGGGGCCGTTGCAGTCAGGGCAAGTTGGCCCGAGAATATTAGAGAAATAAAGAAAGTTACAAACCTACCGATTTTTGGCATAAACAAAATTATAACCAAAGACACAAACAAATATGAAGATGTAATCATAACACCTACTTTTGAGGCTGCAAAAGAAATATATGAAGCAGGGGCAGATATAATAGCGGTTGACTGCACAGATAGAAAAAGGCCGAATGGTGTTACGTCGGAAGAATTAATAAAAAGAATAAAACAAGAATTAGGTGTTCCGGTAATGGCAGAGGTCAGTACCCTGGAAGAAGGTATTAAAGTGGCTCAATACGGTCCTGACATAATTTCAACAACTTTAGCCGGGTATACAAACTATAGTGTGAAAACAGAAGGGCCGGATTTAGAATTAGTAGAAAAACTTGCAGCAGCAGTAGATATACCAATAAATGCAGAAGGCCGCTTCTGGACTCCGGAGCAGATGATACAAGCTTTTGAAAAAGGAGCATGGGTAGTAACCATAGGCTCGGCCATAACTAGACCACAATTAATTACCAAAAGATTTACATCTGAACTGGAAAAATGGAAGAAAAGGTTTGATTAA
- a CDS encoding PTS system mannose/fructose/sorbose family transporter subunit IID, whose protein sequence is MAEKKLTKKDVIRAYFDWIMFALSCQNMERMEAPALVRMMARVIHKLYDDVEEKKKVLLRHTHFFNTQPLIGSMIPGIVLGMEEQKANDSNISEEMIIGVKAALMGPFAGIGDSLMVGTYIPILLSIALGLSGESGSLLGPIFYAVAYLGVMFPLTWFLFNTGYKTGLTAAQSILSGGVKDKINKAINIVGLTVVGAISAQYVKAKIGLIYSSGQMQVDLLKSLEGIFPSLIPMLLTLLSWYLMDKKNMKIGTVFSHICNYGCGSNIHENTGTLTMR, encoded by the coding sequence ATGGCTGAAAAAAAATTAACAAAAAAAGATGTTATAAGGGCTTATTTTGACTGGATCATGTTCGCTCTATCATGCCAAAACATGGAGCGTATGGAAGCTCCGGCTTTGGTCCGAATGATGGCAAGAGTAATCCATAAATTGTATGATGATGTAGAAGAGAAAAAGAAAGTATTGTTAAGACATACTCACTTTTTCAATACGCAGCCATTGATCGGTTCTATGATCCCCGGTATAGTGCTGGGTATGGAAGAACAAAAAGCAAATGATAGTAACATTTCTGAAGAAATGATTATCGGCGTAAAAGCTGCATTAATGGGTCCTTTCGCAGGTATCGGAGATTCATTAATGGTTGGAACCTATATACCGATATTACTAAGCATTGCTCTAGGACTTTCTGGAGAGTCAGGAAGCCTTTTAGGCCCCATTTTTTATGCGGTAGCTTATTTGGGTGTTATGTTCCCATTAACATGGTTCTTGTTTAATACGGGTTATAAAACCGGTTTGACTGCCGCCCAGTCTATTCTTAGCGGAGGTGTAAAAGATAAAATAAATAAAGCAATAAATATCGTTGGTTTAACCGTAGTAGGTGCAATATCAGCTCAGTATGTAAAGGCTAAGATAGGTTTGATTTATAGTTCAGGGCAAATGCAAGTTGACTTACTCAAATCATTAGAAGGAATCTTTCCTTCACTTATACCAATGTTATTGACCTTGTTAAGCTGGTATCTCATGGATAAGAAAAACATGAAGATAGGTACGGTTTTTTCTCATATTTGCAATTATGGCTGCGGTAGCAACATTCACGAAAATACTGGTACCTTAACAATGAGGTGA